In Tursiops truncatus isolate mTurTru1 chromosome 19, mTurTru1.mat.Y, whole genome shotgun sequence, a genomic segment contains:
- the IRF3 gene encoding interferon regulatory factor 3 produces the protein MGTQKPRILPWLVSQLDQGQLEGVAWLDESRTRFRIPWKHGLRQDAQLEDFGIFQAWAEASGAYTPGKDKPDLPTWKRNFRSALNRKEALRLAEDHSKDPHNPHKIYEFVTSGVGNLAEADTSLDTNGRCSTSDIQEDILEKLLSDMDLAPDGGPSSLTMAPENPPQLLLGPNLDVPAPCPMPGPPENPLKQLLVSGEEWEFEVTVFYRGCQVFQQTVFCPGGLRLVGSEAGDRTLPGQPIRLPDPAASLTDRGVTDYVQRVLSCLGGGLALWRAGQWLWAQRLGHCRVYWAVGEELLPNSGHRPDGEVPKDREGGVFNMGPFIADLIAFIEGSRRSPRYTLWFCVGQSWPQDQPWIKRLVMVKVVPMCLRALLDMARVGGASSLENTVDLHISNSHPLSLTSDQYKAYLQDLVEDMDF, from the exons ATGGGAACACAAAAGCCTCGCATCCTGCCCTGGCTGGTATCTCAGCTGGACCAGGGGCAGTTGGAGGGCGTGGCCTGGCTGGATGAGAGCCGCACGCGCTTCCGCATCCCTTGGAAGCACGGCTTGCGGCAGGATGCCCAGCTGGAGGACTTCGGCATTTTCCAG GCCTGGGCTGAGGCCAGTGGTGCCTACACTCCTGGGAAGGATAAGCCGGACCTGCCCACCTGGAAGAGGAATTTCCGGTCCGCCCTGAACCGGAAGGAAGCGTTGCGTTTAGCAGAGGACCACAGCAAGGACCCCCACAACCCGCACAAGATCTATGAGTTTGTGACCTCAG GAGTTGGGAACTTAGCTGAGGCAGACACCTCTCTAGACACCAATGGCAGATGCAGTACCTCTGATATCCAG gaAGACATTCTGGAGAAGTTACTGAGTGACATGGACTTGGCCCCAGATGGAGGGCCCTCAAGTCTGACCATGGCCCCTGAGAACCCCCCTCAGCTCTTGCTGGGCCCCAACTTAGATGTCCCTGCTCCTTGCCCAATGCCGGGACCCCCTGAAAACCCACTGAAGCAGCTGTTGGTGAGCGGGGAAG aGTGGGAGTTCGAGGTGACCGTCTTCTACCGGGGCTGCCAAGTCTTCCAGCAGACTGTCTTCTGCCCGGGGGGCCTGCGGCTGGTGGGATCAGAAGCAGGGGACAGGACACTGCCTGGGCAGCCAATAAGACTGCCAGACCCCGCGGCGTCCCTGACAGACAGGGGCGTGACAGACTACGTGCAGCGGGTGCTGAGCTGCCTGGGCGGGGGACTAGCTCTGTGGAGGGCTGGGCAGTGGCTCTGGGCCCAGAGGCTGGGGCACTGCCGTGTGTACTGGGCCGTGGGCGAGGAACTCCTCCCCAACAGTGGTCACAGGCCTGATGGTGAGGTGCCCAAGGACAGGGAAGGAGGCGTGTTCAACATGGGGCCCTTCATAGCAG ATCTGATTGCCTTCATCGAAGGAAGCAGACGCTCACCACGCTACACCCTCTGGTTCTGCGTGGGGCAGTCATGGCCCCAGGACCAACCATGGATCAAGAGGCTCGTGATGGTCAAG gTTGTCCCCATGTGCCTCAGAGCCCTGCTAGACATGGCACGGGTAGGGGGTGCCTCCTCCCTGGAGAACACTGTGGACCTTCACATTTCTAACAGCCACCCACTCTCCCTCACCTCAGACCAGTACAAGGCCTACCTCCAGGACCTGGTCGAGGACATGGACTTCTAG
- the BCL2L12 gene encoding bcl-2-like protein 12, with the protein MAGSEELGLREDTLRVLAAFLSRGEAAGSPIPTPPRSPAQEEPTDFLSRLRRCLPCSLGRGAVPPESPRPCSLPLRPCYGSEPGPATPDFYALVAQRLEQLVQEQLKSPPSPELQDHVPTEKEALLRKLVALLEEEAEVINQKLASDPALRRKLARLSAGSFSRLVELFSSREGNPRPSQARPSLPCPGPPPPSPEPLARLALAMELSRRVARLGGTLAGLSVEHVHSFAPWIQAHGGWGGILAVSPVDLNLPLD; encoded by the exons ATGGCAGGCTCGGAAGAACTGGGGCTCCGAGAGGACACGCTGAGGGTCCTAGCTGCCTTCCTAAGTAGGGGTGAGGCTGCGGGGTCTCCCATTCCGACCCCACCCAG GAGCCCTGCCCAAGAGGAGCCAACAGACTTCCTGAGCCGCCTTCGAAGATGTCTTCCCTGCTCCCTGGGGCGAGGAGCAGTTCCCCCTGAGTCCCCTCGGCCTTGCTCCCTGCCCCTCCGGCCATGCTATGGTTCAGAGCCTG GCCCAGCTACTCCAGATTTCTATGCCCTGGTGGCCCAGCGGCTGGAACAGCTGGTCCAAGAGCAACTGAAATCCCCACCTAGCCCAG AATTACAGGATCACGTACCCACAGAGAAGGAAGCCCTGCTGCGAAAGCTGGTGGCCTTGctggaggaagaggcagaagtCATCAACCAGAAG CTGGCCTCAGACCCCGCCCTGCGGCGCAAGCTGGCCCGCCTCTCCGCTGGTTCCTTCAGCCGCCTAGTGGAGCTCTTCTCTAGCCGGGAGGGCAACCCTCGCCCAAGCCAAGCACGCCCCTCGCTGCCGTGCCCCGGGCCCCCACCGCCTTCCCCGGAGCCTCTGGCCCGCCTGGCCCTGGCCATGGAGCTGAGCCGGCGCGTGGCCAGGCTGGGGGGCACCCTGGCCGGTCTCAGCGTAGAGCACGTGCACAGCTTTGCGCCCTGGATCCAGGCCCACGGGGGCTGG GGGGGCATCCTGGCAGTTTCACCTGTGGACTTGAACTTACCCCTGGACTGA